A genomic segment from Parolsenella catena encodes:
- a CDS encoding helix-turn-helix domain-containing protein, translated as MPTSDPHAIQRDIARSLALHLRDLRERSGLTQEQAAERAGMATNTYQRFERGISKKDKPVNPRLSTLISLAGAFGTDLGQLLVVEYDSSVTDTAELPGATYPEELPPARP; from the coding sequence ATGCCTACTTCCGACCCACATGCCATCCAGCGCGACATCGCGCGCAGCCTTGCCCTGCACCTTCGAGACCTCCGCGAGAGGAGCGGACTCACGCAGGAGCAGGCGGCCGAGCGCGCGGGCATGGCGACGAACACCTACCAGCGATTCGAGCGCGGCATCTCCAAGAAGGACAAGCCCGTCAACCCGCGCCTTTCCACGCTGATATCGCTCGCGGGCGCCTTTGGCACCGACCTGGGTCAGTTGCTTGTGGTCGAGTACGATAGTTCCGTCACAGACACGGCGGAGCTGCCCGGTGCCACGTACCCAGAGGAGCTCCCGCCCGCGCGCCCCTAG
- a CDS encoding 6-pyruvoyl trahydropterin synthase family protein: MYGLQAEAHFDGAHFLTDYYGKCENLHGHRWRVVATIEVERLQGAHDGAGELRDDGTSTAAGTMRDMVVDFGVFKRTVAEVADELDHTFLVEEGSLAPATVAALEGEGFSLTMLPFRTTAENLARWFFDRLAERGLPVSQVEVDETPNNRAFYARDGHVGR, encoded by the coding sequence ATGTACGGACTTCAGGCCGAGGCGCACTTCGACGGCGCCCACTTCCTCACGGACTACTACGGCAAGTGCGAGAACCTCCACGGCCATCGCTGGCGCGTCGTGGCCACGATCGAGGTGGAACGGCTCCAGGGGGCGCACGACGGCGCAGGCGAGCTGCGAGACGACGGCACGAGCACGGCCGCGGGCACGATGCGCGACATGGTCGTGGACTTTGGCGTGTTCAAGCGCACAGTCGCCGAGGTGGCCGACGAGCTCGACCACACATTCCTCGTCGAGGAGGGCTCGCTGGCGCCCGCCACGGTGGCCGCGCTCGAGGGCGAGGGCTTCTCGCTCACCATGCTGCCGTTTCGCACCACGGCCGAGAACCTCGCCCGATGGTTCTTCGACCGCCTCGCCGAGCGCGGCCTGCCCGTCTCGCAGGTCGAGGTGGACGAGACGCCCAACAACCGCGCCTTCTACGCAAGGGACGGCCACGTGGGCAGATAG